The nucleotide window ATTAATATCATCACCATTTACATCATGATTAATATCATCACCATTCATATgattcatatttattattttattcctttttgtattatctataaaaattttatcctttcttaaaaaattaGTTTTCTCAAAATTATCTTGGAATGATTGTaacaaatttttattatctttaaataattcaatAGAATCAAATGTGTGTACCTTGTTCATATcgtttatattatcataaatattgtaattattatctaGATTCTTATCGTTGAAGATACATTCTAAAATGTAGTTATTAATGTATTCgttttttataatattatcatcattattattattattattattatcatccttattattattattattattatcatccttattattattattattattatcattatcaatattattatctgTTAAAAATATGGTTGGTTCCATATATGTAGAACCAATTTTACTTCTTTCGTCATTCATGacattataattatccCCTGATCTATTTTCATCTTCCTTATAATAAACACTTTGttgtatattattcatatgaatatcatctttttcatttccCTTGTGATGTTGCTCTCCTACGTTTTTATTGTTCATGtgttcataaaaaaaaaaaaattcccttatcttttcatcatttctcatatttttttttaaaacctgattttttaatacatacattagatcttttgttttttcatCACTACAAAGATCTTCTCTACACACAtgatcattatttatattattataacaatGGGTGTGTGTACAGTGCTTTCTATAATAAGTCTTGTTATCTGGAGATGTTCCagaattattatgatatataaaagaatgaaaaaaatcatttttttcatccactatgttaatattattattatttttattatgttcatatttaatattttcattttcattttcgTTTTCTTTGTTACACTGCTTGTACATAAAATCACTCCTTTCAACATCGTCCTTTTCTTTATTCACagaaaaatttttttttgtacatCTTTCTAAATTTCCCATTGTGTGTTCTACATTATCCACTTctttaatttctttattatcattataattaataatagaAGTACATAAATTTGAGGACATGGTATCCTCTTGTTTATTTAGATAATCATATAACGTTTGtgttttattatgtttCATATGTGAAGAAtctatttttatcatattattattattattattattattatcattattattaaaaatgttttgTTTGTATGATATTATTGAATATGgatgattattatttttttcaatacattctttaatattttctaaaCAAAATTTCTGTATATCCATATTTGTAGAAGTacatgtattattatttatatcattattgttcacatgaatattttttatatcattaatttcttgtatttttttatctcTATAAAAATTGGTTCCtatattattcaaaaaaCTTTGTTCATCTTTTTGTACTGTATCTTTATAAGGTTCCACGTTTTGTACACCTtccatattataatttacatgattcctaatattattatgtttttgtttttgttgttcttgtttttttttttgttgttgtatagaattattatatttttcatttttttgtatagTCATTTGTGTTTCTTGAAgaatatgtttttttagAAAAGATGATTTTTGCTCATTAGaatcataaatattacatgTATCTTCgttatatgttttatagAGATAATTAAATGTATCCAAAGATATGTTATTATCTAAACATGTTGATAACTCTTCTTCAATTTTATGTTTCTCATATACATAACAGctattttttaaattgcACTTGATATCTTCTTTATTACtttctatattataaatataattaaaaaaattagatggtttatcatttattatcCTAGTAATGTTTTGgtcatatttatttttatgatcaTTCAAATGATTGTAACTTTctaaaatattcttttctAACAAAACCTTATCTTTATCATCgtcaaaaaaaaaaaacggttttttgtttttttcgttcttaataaaagagttatctatattataCTTGATAGAATTTGAGATACATctatttgtattattagAAGTAGAATagaaattatttattttgttacatgatgatttaaataaattcgttgtttcttcctttttattttgaaaagAATTTATTGTAGAATCCAAGTTAACTTGgttcttattattttgttcatgTACTGTTTTTGTGAGTTctacaaaaatattattattattataatcattattatcataataatagttattattattatcaacattattattgtcatcattattattgtcatcattattattgtcatcattattattgtcatcattattattgtcatcattattactgtcatcattattattattgctGCTGATGTGAACATTTGCTTTTTTCTCCTTAGGAGTACTGAAAAAATCTATGTCCTCATGAGGAGGATTTATCTTCGTGTGTTCatgttcatttatatatgtgtctttataaaaatattcataagatatattatttaaatcatGAAGAATATCTAcatttctttctttcttttcatAAGGAATGGATCCATACGATAAATGTGTTTCATCataatgattattataataataattattattattattattatgatttattattttattattattattatgatttattattttattattattattattatcatttattttattattattattattatcatttattttattattattattatcatttattttattattattattatcatttattattttattattattattattttcatttaatataacGTTTGgatatattgttatatttttaattttatttatatttatatcataaacatcattatatatatcttccCCATTGTTACCATCGTTTTCTTCTTTACtctttaataattttgatatatCTATAAATACTTGTATCTCTCTTTCTTcatcataaaaattattatgcACATCTTTTGTGTCTctatttattattagattattctctttttctttatatgtattaacatttttattcttcGTTTCTATTAGGTTGTTCACATCTTCATGATATATGAAATCGTCTTTATTTACCATATCGTCAAAAGAATAATTCTCCACATTCTTATTTATAACTTCATTATGCGATGTTAAAAGATTCAATTGGTTTTTATCATCGGATACGTAAATATTATCTTCACCATTCTTTTCTCTAGCTTCTAAAACATAACAATTATTTGAGTCCTTACCAGTGTAATTCTTATACATTAATTATATGCTAAACaaataaaaggaaaaataaaaataaaaataaatatgaaagggaaaataaaaataaaaataaatatgaatgtaaaaataaaaataaatatgaatgtaaaaataaaaataaatatgaatgtaaaaataaaaataaatatgaaaggaaaaattaatgtgaaagtatgttatatatatatatatatatatttatttatttatttattttatttttttttctgaggaagaaaatatattatttataaaatcaAGACACcaacaaaaatataaatttttctttaaacAACTTTTCATATCttctacatatatatattatatatatatataattattataatataatattaaaaaattcattGTTCTTTATTCTTTACACTctattttgtattttttaaaattatcattatatttaaaaaatatatatatatatatatttaaaatattaaaaatattgacATATCTAAAATATCAACAAAAATGTACaattgtaaaaaaatatatataacaaagAATACACAACATgtgtaaaataaaaaaaNNNNNNNNNNNNNNNNNNNNNNNNNNNNNNNNNNNNNNNNNNNNNNNNNNNNNNNNNNNNNNNNNNNNNNNNNNNNNNNNNNNNNNNNNNNNNNNNNNNNNNNNNNNNNNNNNNNNNNNNNNNNNNNNNNNNNNNNNNNNNNNNNNNNNNNNNNNNNNNNNNNNNNNNNNNNNNNNNNNNNNNNNNNNNNNNNNNNNNNNNNNNNNNNNNNNNNNNNNNNNNNNNNNNNNNNNNNNNNNNNNNNNNNNNNNNNNNNNNNNNNNNNNNNNNNNNNNNNNNNNNNNNNNNNNNNNNNNNNNNNNNNNNNNNNNNNNNNNNNNNNNNNNNNNNNNNNNNNNNNNNNNNNNNNNNNNNNNNNNNNNNNNNNNNNNNNNNNNNNNNNNNNNNNNNNNNNNNNNNaaaagaagaaatatagCTTATAGcatgtaaaaataatacatgaatatgttttatattacatattgtttatttttcttttttaaaaaaatatgaatggTGTGTTGTCTTGAAGTAATATAGAGgcagaaaaaaaaaaaaatataatatatatatatatatatatatatatatatatatatatatacatatattatacaaattttATAGTTATGTGcataattaattaaattttattattatgtggATCTATATTCACATGTTTTTTATACAATATGGAaatgttcattttttactttttttaataacatattaaatatatatatatatatatatatatatatatatatatgtgatatatttttttttatgtgtatttttttaaaaacgTTATATAGttctttattaatatgaacaaCTCATTGTAGccaattttttatatgataagaaagaaataataaataccTACACACttatcaaaataaattcatattttttaatatataaataaatatataaaaaaatatataaaaaaatatatatataaaatatatatataaacatatatacatatatatatctattaacactaaaatgtttaaaaaattgatatatatttttaaataaattattttttcaatatatattataacacAATTCtgtaatttttattaattagagttaataataacaaaaaaaaaaaaaaaaaataaataaaactatagttatatttaaaatattaagcataattcttttttaatttttaatatatactttGAGAATATGTTTcatgtttaaaaaatagaaaaaacAGGACATAAAAAAGGATAGTCCCtcaaaaatgtataaatataaaaagtatatatattatatatatatatatatatatatatttaattttttacaaaaaaaattttttttttttttttttaagaaagGAATAAATATTCCTTCACATTGTAGATTTTAAAAGAATgatatgaaatattttttattctgttgatttttatgattttattttaattttttgtttttattttgatcCATTTTTAATGCCTTTGATATTTGGCTACCAAAATTATACCTGTTTCCTATTTTAGTATTTAGTATGTGATTTTTTGATAATActccata belongs to Plasmodium reichenowi strain SY57 chromosome 10, whole genome shotgun sequence and includes:
- a CDS encoding hypothetical protein (conserved Plasmodium protein, unknown function), yielding MYKNYTGKDSNNCYVLEAREKNGEDNIYVSDDKNQLNLLTSHNEVINKNVENYSFDDMVNKDDFIYHEDVNNLIETKNKNVNTYKEKENNLIINRDTKDVHNNFYDEEREIQVFIDISKLLKSKEENDGNNGEDIYNDVYDININKIKNITIYPNVILNENNNNNKIINDNNNNKINDNNNNKINDNNNNNKINDNNNNNKIINHNNNNKIINHNNNNNNYYYNNHYDETHLSYGSIPYEKKERNVDILHDLNNISYEYFYKDTYINEHEHTKINPPHEDIDFFSTPKEKKANVHISSNNNNDDSNNDDNNNDDNNNDDNNNDDNNNDDNNNVDNNNNYYYDNNDYNNNNIFVELTKTVHEQNNKNQVNLDSTINSFQNKKEETTNLFKSSCNKINNFYSTSNNTNRCISNSIKYNIDNSFIKNEKNKKPFFFFDDDKDKVLLEKNILESYNHLNDHKNKYDQNITRIINDKPSNFFNYIYNIESNKEDIKCNLKNSCYVYEKHKIEEELSTCLDNNISLDTFNYLYKTYNEDTCNIYDSNEQKSSFLKKHILQETQMTIQKNEKYNNSIQQQKKKQEQQKQKHNNIRNHVNYNMEGVQNVEPYKDTVQKDEQSFLNNIGTNFYRDKKIQEINDIKNIHVNNNDINNNTCTSTNMDIQKFCLENIKECIEKNNNHPYSIISYKQNIFNNNDNNNNNNNNMIKIDSSHMKHNKTQTLYDYLNKQEDTMSSNLCTSIINYNDNKEIKEVDNVEHTMGNLERCTKKNFSVNKEKDDVERSDFMYKQCNKENENENENIKYEHNKNNNNINIVDEKNDFFHSFIYHNNSGTSPDNKTYYRKHCTHTHCYNNINNDHVCREDLCSDEKTKDLMYVLKNQVLKKNMRNDEKIREFFFFYEHMNNKNVGEQHHKGNEKDDIHMNNIQQSVYYKEDENRSGDNYNVMNDERSKIGSTYMEPTIFLTDNNIDNDNNNNNNKDDNNNNNNKDDNNNNNNNDDNIIKNEYINNYILECIFNDKNLDNNYNIYDNINDMNKVHTFDSIELFKDNKNLLQSFQDNFEKTNFLRKDKIFIDNTKRNKIINMNHMNGDDINHDVNGDDINHDVNGDDVNHDVNGDDVNHDVNCDDVNHDVNCDDVNHDVNGDHINHDVNFDDMNHDVNGDHFNHDVNGDHINHDVNCDDMNHDVNGDDVNNMLQKYLERQKKRGNIFESLNSFIYNFKNNNNININSSNISSTYNLHKRINDTNNINDIKPYEHNKHISNTRVNNMINKKDIYDDMNNCTKWVKKETMRKKNESIRLFSYNDQKEKKKKKNEKDIKNDDHNVDNNKCYYYYLMDPFMPTYPKNDMVKKEEKIHAAKNNNVQNNTIKYNKEQKKKDPNNVDGDNIILTMIWNINNISLLTGSKNNFVVSPEFQTNTKIKEFFILFNMNNQNVVQNKNCVDYYIDILFSYTGFCDIIFSVTCGIYRKKYTCYNISTIPWFGYKNWGVLKNCMKKDMVSIRIDIHDIKEKNEIKEIYLNNIISQIKDKKDNTKNVNLSHDNQNDNKDSNHVFINQDKNLYQHNILYNKEQIKNNIIYIDDNIKKKKKESNHMSIKKKNIYEKKDNNYIFDINKNIIHQHNKMDSILQSNKINYINNNNKANFQEINNLKNKQNIYSFECKINKNINHRKENTTKNDILNNNNNNINNNNNNNIYSNNINNDHFKNNVSLDNHNFSYNINKHFHKHVFLHPTQKHLSSGKNNNNILNNQYQINTKEDIQGEHTYYTSLYGYNTLECKIKREN